A part of Desulfomicrobium macestii genomic DNA contains:
- a CDS encoding transglutaminase TgpA family protein yields MIHDKRRFSVTLLALALAFAPHLPRVPLFVGVFVCAAWGYALGMQYRGWPVPSRWLRVILALCCLALVLFTHGRSFGRDAGVALLSLMLGLKAVESKSVRDMLALLFLAYFVVVTNVLYSQTLVMSAYMFFSVMAVTAALVHLHSGESRLLPDLRRGGLLLVQALPLALLLFVFFPRLQGALWGVHDERDEGVSGFSETLEPGSVASLSLSREVAFRVDFPGSIPDRDSLYWRGLVLDSFDGLTWSRDLPAEVTAPRGGALPEGGVPYTMTMEPHNREWVFALDLPVLAPRGTVLRSDQTLASLRMVRSRVRFELVSVPTPGSAPVPGPPWTALPDGGNPKARALATQWREAGLSSEGTVAAALEFFREGGFVYSLRPGAMDQDIVDQFLFATRLGYCEHYSSAMAFLLRAAGIPARVVVGYQGGEVNPMGGYLIVRQSDAHAWVEVWIDGRWLRVDPTSVVAPQRLVTGVETFVPQGRGVVLPEGVRALRKVGRFFQLGWDAANNSWNQWVLGFSHERQRGLWERLGLDPATRAGAGKLAVILAVGLCTVLGVVVGFMLRARRDRRDPVVSLYARFCRKLEKQGLPRGPAEGPRDFARRIGTLRPDLAQPVGDIAEGYMALRYSGRGDLAAFKRLIDEFMGRKN; encoded by the coding sequence ATGATCCACGACAAGCGCCGCTTCAGCGTGACCCTGCTGGCCCTGGCGCTGGCCTTTGCCCCGCACCTGCCGCGCGTGCCGCTCTTTGTCGGCGTTTTCGTCTGTGCAGCCTGGGGCTACGCCCTGGGGATGCAATATCGGGGCTGGCCCGTTCCATCCCGGTGGCTGCGCGTCATTCTGGCCCTTTGCTGCCTTGCCCTGGTGCTCTTCACCCATGGCCGGTCCTTCGGACGCGACGCCGGAGTGGCCCTGCTGTCCCTCATGCTGGGGCTAAAAGCCGTGGAGAGCAAGTCCGTGCGCGACATGCTGGCCCTGCTCTTTCTGGCCTATTTCGTGGTCGTGACCAACGTGCTCTATTCCCAAACGCTGGTCATGAGCGCGTACATGTTTTTTTCGGTCATGGCCGTGACCGCTGCCCTGGTTCACCTGCATTCCGGCGAATCTCGCCTGCTCCCGGACCTGCGTCGCGGCGGCCTGCTGCTGGTTCAGGCCCTGCCGCTGGCCCTGCTTCTCTTTGTCTTTTTTCCTCGTCTCCAGGGCGCTCTCTGGGGCGTGCACGACGAGCGTGACGAGGGTGTCAGCGGGTTCAGCGAGACCCTTGAGCCGGGTTCAGTGGCCAGCCTGTCCCTGTCCCGGGAGGTGGCCTTCAGGGTCGATTTTCCCGGCTCCATCCCGGACCGGGACAGCCTTTACTGGCGCGGGCTGGTGCTGGACAGCTTCGACGGCTTGACCTGGTCCCGGGACCTACCCGCCGAGGTCACCGCCCCGCGCGGCGGCGCTCTCCCCGAGGGCGGCGTGCCCTACACCATGACCATGGAGCCGCACAACCGGGAGTGGGTTTTCGCCCTTGACCTGCCCGTGCTCGCCCCAAGAGGCACGGTGCTTCGCTCCGACCAGACCCTGGCCAGCCTGCGCATGGTCCGTTCGCGGGTGCGCTTTGAACTCGTCTCGGTGCCGACTCCCGGCTCCGCCCCCGTTCCCGGACCGCCGTGGACCGCGTTGCCCGATGGCGGAAATCCCAAGGCTCGCGCCCTGGCCACCCAATGGAGGGAGGCGGGCCTCTCCTCGGAAGGGACGGTCGCGGCCGCGCTGGAATTTTTCAGGGAGGGCGGGTTCGTGTACAGCCTGCGTCCCGGAGCCATGGATCAGGACATCGTCGATCAGTTTTTGTTTGCAACCCGGCTGGGATATTGCGAACATTATTCTTCGGCCATGGCTTTTCTGCTTCGCGCCGCCGGGATTCCGGCCCGGGTCGTGGTCGGCTATCAGGGCGGGGAGGTGAATCCCATGGGCGGGTACCTCATCGTCCGCCAGTCCGACGCCCACGCCTGGGTCGAAGTCTGGATCGACGGGCGCTGGCTGCGCGTGGACCCGACCTCGGTTGTCGCCCCGCAGCGGCTGGTGACCGGCGTGGAGACCTTCGTGCCCCAGGGCCGGGGTGTCGTGCTGCCCGAAGGGGTCCGGGCCCTGCGCAAGGTGGGACGTTTTTTTCAACTGGGATGGGACGCGGCCAACAACTCCTGGAATCAGTGGGTGCTCGGCTTCAGCCATGAACGGCAGCGCGGCTTGTGGGAGCGTCTGGGTCTCGATCCCGCCACCCGGGCCGGAGCCGGAAAATTGGCGGTCATCCTGGCCGTGGGGCTATGCACCGTGCTGGGCGTTGTGGTCGGCTTCATGCTGCGGGCGCGGCGTGACCGGCGAGATCCGGTTGTGTCGTTGTACGCCCGCTTTTGTCGCAAACTGGAAAAACAGGGATTGCCCAGGGGACCTGCCGAAGGCCCGCGTGATTTTGCCCGGCGCATCGGCACGCTGCGTCCGGATCTGGCCCAGCCTGTCGGGGATATTGCAGAAGGGTACATGGCGCTGCGTTACAGCGGCCGGGGAGACCTTGCGGCATTCAAGAGGCTCATTGATGAATTCATGGGGAGAAAGAATTGA